In the genome of Gemmatimonadaceae bacterium, the window CCGCCTGCTCGATCTTGAAGCTGAATTCTTGTTCGACGAGCTGACGAACTTTTTTCGCGCCGACCTTCGCCGGAAAGAAGCGCATGAACGGCAACGCCGCGCGCACGGCTTCTGAAAAGTCCGTGTTCGTCGTCTGGAGGATGCGAAGCGAGGTCGTGTCGGCGAATCCGCTCGTGTCGACGACGTACTGCGTCGTGACGGAACCCTGAACACCCTGCTTCAACATCTCGATCGGGTAGGCAGGTGCGGCACTCCCCGGATAGCGAGAGACGATCGAGTCCACCTCGAGCTGAGTGAACACCGAATCCTGCCCGCCGAGTTTTGGCGCATCGTCGGTGTTCGTGAGATCGCGCCCGAGATCGCCGATGGTCTCCGACGGGTCGTGTACGGCTGGCCGATCGCCGCTACCCAGGCCAAGCTGTCCGTATCCAGCACCGATGCCTTCCGGCGCGAGCTCGACGTACTTGATGGTCTCGCGCGAGCTCTCCTGCGATGGCGTGCGGTTAGGCGGCGGCAGGTAGTACGCGCGATTCTCGATCCAGTCAGGATCCAGGTTAGCGGGCCGGCTCGTGCTTGCGATCGCGGCGCCGATGATCAACGCGTGGGTGACAACGCTGATCATCGCGCTCGAGCTA includes:
- a CDS encoding energy transducer TonB: MMRLWVESYSRSTPVSSSAMISVVTHALIIGAAIASTSRPANLDPDWIENRAYYLPPPNRTPSQESSRETIKYVELAPEGIGAGYGQLGLGSGDRPAVHDPSETIGDLGRDLTNTDDAPKLGGQDSVFTQLEVDSIVSRYPGSAAPAYPIEMLKQGVQGSVTTQYVVDTSGFADTTSLRILQTTNTDFSEAVRAALPFMRFFPAKVGAKKVRQLVEQEFSFKIEQAANQATPATQASAKKPDLDKPIQAQRNPRG